The following proteins are encoded in a genomic region of Variovorax paradoxus:
- the cobO gene encoding cob(I)yrinic acid a,c-diamide adenosyltransferase, translated as MQIETPPSDKPYEKPEGERRGIVIVNTGDGKGKSTAAFGLALRAHGRGKAVKIYQFMKVPSARFGEHRMFEQIGMPIEGLGDGFSWKSQDLERSGQLARDGWEKARAAILSGEFFLVVLDEITYPLIYGWVPLEVVLETLRERPKHVHVVLTGRRCPPEIVELADTVTEMTMVKHAFKAGIPAQRGIED; from the coding sequence ATGCAGATCGAAACACCCCCCAGCGACAAACCCTACGAAAAGCCCGAAGGCGAGCGCCGCGGCATCGTCATCGTGAACACCGGCGACGGCAAGGGGAAGAGCACCGCCGCCTTCGGCCTTGCGCTGCGCGCGCACGGCCGCGGCAAGGCCGTGAAGATCTACCAGTTCATGAAAGTGCCCTCGGCGCGTTTCGGCGAGCACCGCATGTTCGAGCAGATCGGCATGCCCATCGAAGGGCTGGGCGACGGCTTCAGCTGGAAGAGCCAGGACCTGGAGCGTTCAGGCCAACTGGCGCGCGACGGATGGGAAAAAGCCAGGGCGGCCATTCTTTCCGGCGAGTTCTTTCTGGTGGTGCTCGACGAGATCACCTATCCGCTGATCTATGGCTGGGTGCCGCTCGAAGTCGTGCTCGAAACCTTGCGCGAGCGGCCGAAGCATGTGCACGTGGTGCTCACCGGCCGTCGCTGCCCGCCCGAGATCGTCGAACTGGCCGACACCGTGACCGAGATGACCATGGTCAAGCACGCGTTCAAGGCCGGCATTCCCGCCCAGCGGGGCATCGAGGACTGA
- a CDS encoding ABC transporter ATP-binding protein: MSGHIPALEARGVSATLGNAEVLHGIDLKLGAARWTSIVGPNGAGKSTLLKALAGLLAHRGEVFLFGEAAAKVPGRIRAQRLSWLGQSGAAGEGSADDLMVYDIAMLGRLPHQRWLATPSAADREAVERALRSTQAWDWRERPLGQLSGGERQRVLLARALAVEAELLLMDEPLANLDPPHQADWMQTTRALVAQGRTVVSVLHELPMALAADELVVMNHGRVVHHGGSSDPATHAALEQVFDHRIRVHRVADQWIALPN; the protein is encoded by the coding sequence ATGAGCGGCCACATCCCGGCGCTCGAGGCGCGCGGTGTAAGCGCCACGCTCGGCAACGCCGAGGTGCTGCACGGCATCGACCTGAAGCTGGGTGCCGCGCGGTGGACCAGCATCGTCGGGCCGAACGGCGCGGGCAAGTCGACCTTGCTCAAGGCGCTCGCGGGCCTGCTTGCGCACCGCGGCGAGGTTTTTCTGTTCGGCGAAGCGGCGGCCAAAGTGCCGGGCCGCATCCGCGCGCAGCGCCTTTCGTGGCTGGGCCAGAGCGGCGCGGCCGGCGAGGGCAGCGCCGACGACCTGATGGTCTACGACATTGCGATGCTCGGCCGCCTGCCGCACCAGCGTTGGCTCGCCACGCCGAGCGCGGCCGACCGCGAGGCGGTGGAACGCGCATTGCGCAGCACCCAGGCCTGGGACTGGCGCGAACGGCCGCTGGGCCAGCTCTCGGGCGGCGAACGCCAGCGCGTGCTGCTGGCGCGTGCGCTCGCGGTCGAGGCCGAACTGCTCCTGATGGACGAACCGCTCGCCAACCTCGACCCGCCGCACCAGGCCGACTGGATGCAGACCACGCGTGCGCTGGTGGCCCAAGGGCGCACCGTGGTCAGCGTGCTGCACGAACTGCCGATGGCGCTCGCGGCCGATGAACTGGTAGTGATGAACCATGGCCGCGTGGTGCACCACGGCGGCAGCAGCGACCCGGCCACCCATGCCGCGCTCGAACAGGTGTTCGACCACCGCATTCGCGTGCACCGCGTGGCGGACCAGTGGATCGCCTTGCCGAACTAA
- a CDS encoding FecCD family ABC transporter permease, whose protein sequence is MHTHHQRRVWFFGIALLGLGGALAMLGLGIGSTGFESLLAAWRDPVALQIVWDIRLPRTLGAWLAGALLGLAGAVAQGLFRNPLADPYLLGSASGASLGVAVALMLFGGSAASMQWVMRLGLTGAAFVGAVLAVMLTLVLARGVQQTLRLLLAGVIVGVVLGAAKDLITIASADVLQAIQGFILGSTGLVGWSACAVMAVVGVVCLLLGWALAPVLDGLALGEATARSLGLPLGAMRAALVVVLALATGAAVAQTGLIAFVGLASPHLVRSVVKTTHAGLIVLSALMGGLLLMSADLAARWLIAPQELPVGVLTAVLGGSYLLWLMHRRSARGGVA, encoded by the coding sequence ATGCACACGCACCATCAGCGCCGGGTCTGGTTCTTCGGCATCGCATTGCTCGGCCTGGGCGGTGCGCTCGCCATGCTCGGCCTGGGCATCGGCAGCACCGGCTTCGAAAGCCTGCTGGCGGCTTGGCGCGACCCGGTGGCGCTGCAGATCGTGTGGGACATCCGTCTGCCGCGCACGCTCGGCGCCTGGCTTGCGGGCGCGCTGCTCGGGCTTGCGGGCGCGGTGGCGCAGGGCCTGTTCCGCAATCCGCTGGCCGACCCGTATCTGCTCGGCAGCGCCTCGGGTGCTTCGCTCGGCGTGGCGGTGGCGCTCATGCTGTTCGGCGGCTCGGCCGCCAGCATGCAATGGGTGATGCGCCTGGGGCTCACGGGCGCGGCTTTCGTCGGCGCGGTGCTCGCGGTCATGCTCACATTGGTGCTTGCGCGCGGGGTGCAGCAGACACTGCGGCTGCTGCTCGCGGGCGTGATTGTGGGCGTGGTGCTCGGCGCCGCCAAGGACCTGATCACCATCGCGTCGGCCGATGTCCTGCAGGCCATCCAGGGCTTCATCCTCGGCAGCACCGGGCTGGTCGGATGGAGCGCATGCGCCGTCATGGCCGTGGTCGGCGTGGTGTGCCTGCTGCTGGGCTGGGCGCTCGCGCCGGTGCTCGACGGGCTTGCACTCGGAGAAGCGACCGCGAGGAGCCTGGGCTTGCCGCTGGGGGCGATGCGCGCCGCACTGGTGGTGGTGCTCGCGCTGGCCACCGGCGCGGCCGTGGCTCAGACCGGGCTGATCGCTTTCGTGGGGCTGGCCTCGCCGCATCTCGTGCGGTCCGTGGTGAAGACCACGCATGCCGGGTTGATCGTGCTTTCCGCGCTGATGGGTGGCCTGTTGTTGATGTCGGCCGACCTGGCGGCGCGCTGGCTCATCGCCCCGCAGGAACTGCCGGTGGGCGTGCTCACGGCCGTGCTCGGCGGCAGCTACCTGCTGTGGCTGATGCACCGGCGCAGCGCGCGGGGCGGTGTGGCATGA
- a CDS encoding ABC transporter substrate-binding protein yields MTKHRTMKFLCAALGLGLFSLAAHALEVTDERGVTVSLPQSPQRIVTLLPSLTEGVCALGACSRLVGVDNYSNSPKAVRALPQLGGGIDPNVEAIVALRPDAVLLAKSSRVTQRLEALGLKVLVLEPKSHADVRRVLDTLDQVLGTREAPTVWRAIDASVSAAAQSLPARAKGQRVYFEVNSAPFAAGESSFIGETLTRLGVKNIVPASLGPFPKLNPEYVVRANPDLIMVSVRSAQGLEQRPGWSGIRAVREGRICRFSAEESDVLVRPGPRMDEAARLMARCLADKAG; encoded by the coding sequence ATGACGAAGCACCGGACGATGAAATTTCTTTGCGCGGCCCTCGGCCTTGGCCTTTTCTCGCTGGCCGCGCACGCGCTTGAAGTGACCGACGAGCGCGGCGTCACCGTGAGCCTGCCGCAGTCGCCGCAGCGCATCGTCACGCTGCTGCCTTCATTGACCGAAGGTGTCTGCGCGCTCGGGGCCTGTTCGCGGCTGGTGGGCGTCGACAACTATTCCAACTCGCCAAAGGCCGTGCGCGCGTTGCCGCAGCTGGGCGGAGGGATCGACCCCAATGTGGAAGCCATCGTGGCGCTGCGGCCCGACGCGGTGCTGCTTGCCAAGTCGTCGCGCGTGACGCAGCGGCTGGAGGCGCTGGGTCTCAAGGTGCTGGTGCTCGAACCCAAGAGCCATGCCGATGTGCGGCGCGTGCTCGACACGCTCGACCAGGTGCTCGGCACCCGCGAGGCGCCGACGGTCTGGCGCGCGATCGATGCCAGCGTGTCGGCGGCGGCGCAATCGCTGCCGGCCCGCGCGAAGGGCCAGCGCGTGTACTTCGAGGTCAACAGCGCGCCGTTTGCGGCCGGCGAGTCGTCGTTCATCGGCGAAACGCTCACGCGGCTGGGCGTGAAGAACATCGTGCCGGCTTCGCTCGGTCCGTTTCCGAAGCTCAATCCCGAGTACGTGGTGCGTGCCAATCCCGATCTCATCATGGTCAGCGTGCGCAGTGCGCAAGGTCTCGAGCAGCGCCCGGGCTGGAGCGGCATCCGCGCGGTGCGCGAAGGCCGCATCTGCCGCTTCAGCGCAGAGGAGTCCGACGTGCTCGTGCGCCCCGGCCCGCGCATGGACGAGGCCGCACGATTGATGGCGCGCTGCCTCGCAGACAAGGCCGGTTAA
- a CDS encoding bifunctional adenosylcobinamide kinase/adenosylcobinamide-phosphate guanylyltransferase yields the protein MTIAHEFILGGQKSGKSRQAEQRAIDWLAGAPPARRAVLIATAEALDDEMRERIVRHQADRARRVPALRTVEEPVELARAIVSESGPETLVVVDCLTLWLTNLLMPLRSEAAKPATRTPSAHVSMLLLALHEARGPVVLVGNEIGLGVIPLGRETRAFVDTLGRMNQDVAAACHRVTLMVAGLPLTLKTPAE from the coding sequence ATGACCATTGCACATGAATTCATCCTCGGGGGCCAGAAAAGCGGCAAGTCGCGCCAAGCCGAGCAGCGCGCCATCGACTGGCTGGCCGGGGCGCCCCCAGCGCGCCGCGCCGTGCTGATAGCAACCGCCGAGGCCCTCGACGACGAAATGCGCGAGCGCATCGTGCGTCATCAGGCCGACCGCGCCCGGCGCGTGCCGGCCCTGCGGACCGTCGAAGAGCCGGTCGAGCTGGCGCGCGCCATCGTTTCCGAGAGTGGTCCCGAAACGCTGGTGGTGGTCGACTGCCTCACGCTCTGGCTCACCAACCTGCTGATGCCGCTGCGCTCCGAGGCCGCGAAGCCGGCCACGCGCACGCCCTCGGCTCACGTCTCCATGCTGCTTCTCGCGCTGCACGAGGCACGCGGGCCGGTGGTGCTGGTCGGCAACGAGATCGGCCTGGGCGTGATTCCGCTTGGCCGGGAAACGCGTGCGTTCGTCGACACGCTGGGCCGCATGAACCAGGACGTCGCGGCCGCGTGCCACCGTGTCACGCTGATGGTGGCTGGGTTGCCGTTGACTTTGAAGACGCCCGCCGAATGA
- a CDS encoding TonB-dependent receptor domain-containing protein, which yields MISCVPLSLGRAPARRRRLACLPLALASAFGGMALIQLPSTAHAQQAAATLGETVVTANRTPQPLSDLVSDVSIIDRQTIERSGAVGVADVLARLPGIEITRNGGVASTTSLFIRGADTRFTAVYIDGVRVDSQSTGGAGWEGIPLAQIDRIEVLRGPAAAVYGSDAVGGVIQLFTRRGEEGVAPYAGVGFGSHGLRKAEAGVSGKSGNLDYSFGVAHEESKGFNALPIEKRTPSKDGFTSPDRDGYRGDSGNLRLGYQLTPNQRLDATLLYSDTNAGYDSPVFSRRPPLQFDNDVSQNTLRTAGLSWSAKWNDVYSTRVQVTDSQSVYKTQPSFYRTETNLRGYLFQNEFRFGPHLVTATLERREDALENAPTTFTGLLSRKRSQDAVSLGYGFVQGAHSLQLHVRHDDDSEFGGKTTGSVAYGYSITPKLRATVSAGTAFRAPTLYQRFSEYGTPTLKPESSRNVELGLRYTDGDTHAGIVVYQNRVKDLIVFDGGATNCDSGFGCYASTARARYRGITLSGGHRIGDVTLRASADFQDPRDLETDNLLARRARRHGTLGADWRVAGWTLGAEVQSSSKRFDDAANTRTLSGYTVLNLVASTQITRDIGLVARVDNVGDKDYTLARGYATGGRNVYVGLKWTPQ from the coding sequence ATGATTTCCTGCGTTCCCCTTTCTCTCGGCCGTGCTCCCGCGCGCCGTCGCCGCCTTGCCTGCCTGCCGCTTGCGCTGGCCTCCGCTTTCGGCGGCATGGCGCTGATTCAACTGCCCTCGACGGCGCATGCCCAGCAAGCTGCGGCCACGCTGGGTGAAACCGTGGTGACGGCCAACCGCACGCCGCAGCCGCTGTCGGACCTGGTGAGCGACGTGTCCATCATCGACCGCCAGACCATCGAGCGCAGCGGCGCCGTCGGCGTGGCCGACGTGCTGGCGCGCCTGCCGGGCATCGAGATCACGCGCAACGGCGGCGTGGCCAGCACCACCAGCCTGTTCATCCGCGGCGCGGATACGCGCTTCACGGCGGTGTACATCGACGGCGTGCGCGTCGATTCGCAATCGACCGGGGGTGCCGGCTGGGAAGGCATTCCGCTCGCGCAAATCGACCGCATCGAAGTGCTGCGCGGCCCGGCCGCCGCGGTGTACGGCTCCGATGCCGTGGGCGGCGTGATCCAGCTCTTTACCCGCCGCGGCGAAGAAGGCGTGGCGCCCTATGCGGGTGTGGGCTTCGGCAGTCATGGCCTGCGCAAGGCGGAGGCGGGCGTGAGCGGGAAGTCGGGCAACCTCGACTATTCGTTCGGTGTCGCGCACGAAGAAAGCAAGGGCTTCAACGCACTGCCGATCGAAAAGCGCACGCCCTCGAAAGACGGTTTCACCAGCCCCGACCGCGACGGCTATCGCGGCGACTCCGGCAACCTGCGCCTGGGCTACCAGCTCACCCCGAACCAGCGGCTGGATGCCACGCTGCTGTACAGCGACACCAACGCCGGCTACGACTCGCCGGTGTTCAGCAGAAGGCCGCCGCTCCAGTTCGACAACGACGTTTCGCAGAACACGCTGCGCACGGCCGGGCTCTCGTGGTCGGCCAAGTGGAACGACGTCTACAGCACGCGCGTGCAGGTGACCGATTCGCAATCGGTCTACAAGACGCAGCCTTCGTTCTACCGCACCGAGACGAATCTGCGCGGCTATCTGTTCCAGAACGAGTTTCGCTTCGGCCCCCACCTCGTGACGGCGACGCTCGAACGCCGCGAAGACGCGCTCGAGAACGCGCCGACCACCTTCACCGGCCTGCTTTCGCGCAAACGCTCGCAGGATGCGGTGTCGCTCGGCTACGGCTTCGTGCAGGGGGCGCACTCGCTCCAGCTGCATGTGCGCCACGACGACGACAGCGAGTTCGGTGGCAAGACCACCGGCAGCGTCGCCTACGGCTATTCGATCACGCCGAAGCTGCGCGCCACCGTGTCGGCCGGAACCGCGTTCCGCGCACCCACGCTGTACCAGCGCTTCAGCGAATACGGTACGCCGACGCTCAAGCCCGAGTCGAGCCGCAACGTCGAGCTCGGCTTGCGGTACACCGACGGCGACACGCATGCGGGCATCGTGGTGTACCAGAACCGCGTCAAGGACCTGATCGTGTTCGACGGCGGGGCCACGAATTGCGATTCCGGTTTCGGCTGCTACGCCAGCACGGCGCGCGCGCGTTACCGGGGCATTACCTTGTCGGGCGGCCACCGCATCGGCGACGTCACGCTGCGCGCATCGGCGGACTTCCAGGATCCGCGCGATCTGGAAACCGACAACCTGCTCGCACGCCGCGCGCGCCGCCACGGCACCCTGGGCGCCGACTGGCGCGTGGCCGGCTGGACGCTGGGCGCCGAGGTGCAATCGTCGAGCAAGCGCTTCGACGATGCCGCGAACACCCGCACCTTGAGCGGCTACACCGTGCTGAACCTCGTGGCCAGCACGCAGATCACGCGCGACATCGGCCTGGTGGCGCGCGTCGACAACGTGGGCGACAAGGACTACACCTTGGCACGCGGCTATGCCACCGGCGGCCGCAACGTGTACGTCGGCCTGAAGTGGACCCCGCAGTAA
- a CDS encoding DUF904 domain-containing protein yields MPASSPIDQIAERVERLLVRHEEVQRTNALLQEQVEALTRERDGLKSRLAAARTRLDALLERLPAEPPSEDSPA; encoded by the coding sequence ATGCCCGCCTCCAGCCCCATCGACCAGATCGCCGAGCGTGTGGAACGCCTGCTCGTGCGTCATGAAGAGGTGCAGCGCACCAATGCGCTGCTGCAGGAGCAGGTCGAAGCGCTCACGCGCGAGCGCGACGGGCTCAAGTCGCGGCTCGCCGCGGCCCGCACGCGCCTCGACGCCTTGCTCGAGCGGCTGCCGGCCGAACCACCTTCCGAAGATTCCCCCGCATGA
- a CDS encoding cell division protein ZapA, with the protein MKQIEVQIMGQSYLLGCPDGGEAQLRDAVDRVDAAMCKIRDAGKVKARDRIAVLASLNLAFDLAAQQAAAAAAPTASTFAAPAADAGEADVKAAQLIQKLDQALAGDDHLL; encoded by the coding sequence ATGAAGCAGATTGAAGTTCAGATCATGGGCCAGAGCTATCTGCTCGGCTGCCCCGACGGCGGCGAGGCGCAATTGCGCGACGCCGTCGATCGCGTGGACGCGGCCATGTGCAAGATCCGCGATGCGGGCAAGGTGAAGGCCCGTGACCGCATTGCCGTGCTGGCTTCGCTGAACCTGGCTTTCGACCTGGCCGCACAGCAGGCTGCCGCCGCGGCGGCACCGACGGCCTCGACTTTCGCTGCTCCCGCGGCGGATGCCGGCGAAGCCGATGTCAAGGCCGCGCAACTCATTCAGAAACTCGATCAAGCCCTTGCGGGCGATGACCATTTACTCTGA
- a CDS encoding sulfite exporter TauE/SafE family protein, producing MNSLLDPLLIAELAALGLGTGFLAGLLGIGGGMLMVPFITIIMGHRGVASDLAVKMAIATSMATIIFTSVSSVRAHHKRGAVRWDIVRRLAPGIVIGSLLGSLGVFSLLKGTVLAIVFALFVGFSATQMFLDRKPKPTRQMPGTAGQLSAGGAIGFISGLVGAGGGFVSVPFMTWCNISIHNAVATSAALGFPIAVANVLGYVVSGQSVQGLPDGSFGYIWLPALVVIALCSVLTAPLGAKAAHNLPVKKLKRVFASILYLLAAYMLWKGLQG from the coding sequence GTGAACTCCCTGCTCGACCCCCTCCTGATCGCCGAACTCGCAGCGCTCGGCCTGGGCACCGGTTTTCTCGCGGGGCTGCTCGGCATCGGCGGCGGAATGCTCATGGTGCCGTTCATCACGATCATCATGGGGCACCGCGGGGTGGCCTCCGATCTGGCCGTGAAGATGGCGATTGCCACCTCGATGGCGACGATCATCTTCACCTCGGTTTCCAGTGTGCGTGCGCACCACAAGCGCGGCGCGGTGCGCTGGGACATCGTGCGGCGGCTGGCGCCGGGCATCGTCATCGGTAGCCTGCTGGGCAGCCTGGGTGTGTTCTCGCTGCTGAAGGGCACGGTGCTGGCCATCGTGTTCGCGCTGTTCGTGGGCTTCTCCGCCACGCAGATGTTTCTCGACCGCAAGCCCAAGCCCACGCGCCAGATGCCGGGCACTGCGGGGCAACTCTCGGCGGGCGGCGCCATCGGCTTCATCTCGGGCCTGGTCGGTGCGGGCGGGGGTTTCGTCAGCGTGCCGTTCATGACGTGGTGCAACATCTCCATCCACAACGCCGTGGCCACCAGCGCCGCGCTCGGCTTTCCGATTGCCGTGGCCAATGTGCTCGGCTATGTGGTGAGCGGGCAGTCGGTGCAGGGCCTGCCCGACGGCTCCTTCGGGTACATCTGGCTGCCCGCACTCGTGGTGATTGCGTTGTGCAGCGTGCTCACCGCGCCCCTGGGCGCGAAGGCGGCGCACAACCTGCCGGTCAAGAAGCTCAAGCGCGTGTTCGCGAGCATCCTGTACCTGCTCGCCGCCTACATGCTCTGGAAGGGGCTGCAGGGCTGA
- a CDS encoding universal stress protein — MKILIAVDGSAYTQKALNYLLANRAMFVDGHELVIVHVCTGISGHVARHLSKEVIADYYAEENAKVLDPVKALLAENSVSNYTIDKRHGHAAEEILKSATAAHAQLIVLGTHGHGIFGRALMGSVATKVISETDISVLLVQ; from the coding sequence ATGAAAATCCTCATCGCAGTCGACGGCAGCGCCTATACGCAGAAGGCGCTCAACTACCTGCTCGCCAACCGCGCCATGTTCGTGGACGGCCATGAACTGGTCATCGTGCACGTCTGTACGGGCATCTCGGGCCACGTGGCGCGCCACCTCAGCAAAGAGGTGATTGCCGACTACTACGCCGAAGAGAACGCCAAAGTGCTCGACCCCGTGAAAGCATTGCTCGCGGAGAACAGCGTGAGCAACTACACGATCGACAAGCGCCACGGCCATGCGGCCGAGGAAATTCTCAAGTCGGCAACGGCCGCACATGCCCAGCTGATCGTGCTCGGCACCCACGGCCACGGCATCTTCGGCCGTGCGTTGATGGGCTCGGTGGCCACCAAGGTGATTTCCGAAACGGATATCTCGGTGCTGCTGGTGCAGTAA
- a CDS encoding AraC-like ligand-binding domain-containing protein, whose translation MNQLLSTDAVPRDQRLAYWTDMICNVYVQLGCDAVRRDGSGDFEGSIRQHTLPSLDVSVVKSGPQKVMRTPGHISRSGDDYFLVSIQARGQGVVRQDGRDAVLAAGDFALYDSTRPYELLFDNAFEQIVLKLPGERLRSELHDTEALTATTVSGREGAGHLLLGMIRTLREDIDTLQPASALAVANGVQSILVAGLQTLPAARAPGLSNLTAYHLARVKRRIDEQLADPLLSVGSLAAELGVSASHIHRIFKSEPFTPSQYIWERRLEACSRDLLEPRLAGRPVADIAYGRGFNDAAHFSRAFRERFGCSPREWRQQRVQ comes from the coding sequence ATGAACCAGTTGCTCAGCACCGACGCCGTTCCGCGCGATCAGCGGCTCGCCTACTGGACCGACATGATCTGCAACGTGTACGTGCAGCTCGGGTGCGATGCGGTGCGCAGGGACGGTTCCGGCGATTTCGAGGGCAGCATCCGCCAGCACACGCTGCCGAGCCTCGATGTGTCGGTGGTCAAGTCGGGGCCGCAGAAGGTCATGCGGACGCCGGGGCACATCTCCCGGTCGGGCGACGACTACTTCCTGGTCAGCATCCAGGCCCGCGGCCAGGGCGTGGTGCGGCAGGACGGCCGCGACGCCGTGCTGGCGGCGGGCGACTTTGCGCTGTACGACAGCACCCGGCCGTACGAATTGCTGTTCGACAATGCTTTCGAGCAGATCGTGCTCAAGCTGCCCGGCGAACGCCTGCGCAGCGAGCTGCACGACACCGAAGCATTGACGGCCACCACCGTGTCGGGACGCGAGGGCGCGGGGCACCTGCTGCTCGGCATGATCCGCACGCTGCGCGAAGACATCGACACCTTGCAGCCTGCGTCGGCACTCGCGGTGGCCAATGGGGTGCAGAGCATTCTGGTCGCCGGGCTGCAAACGCTGCCCGCCGCGCGTGCGCCGGGTCTCAGCAATCTCACGGCCTACCACCTGGCCCGCGTGAAGCGGCGCATCGACGAGCAGCTGGCGGACCCGTTGCTCTCGGTAGGCAGCCTTGCGGCGGAGTTGGGCGTTTCAGCCAGCCACATTCACCGCATCTTCAAGAGCGAGCCGTTCACGCCGTCGCAGTACATCTGGGAGCGCAGGCTCGAAGCCTGCAGCCGCGACCTGCTCGAGCCGCGCCTGGCCGGCCGGCCGGTGGCCGACATTGCCTACGGCCGCGGCTTCAACGATGCGGCGCACTTCAGCCGTGCATTCCGCGAACGCTTCGGTTGCTCGCCGCGCGAGTGGCGGCAACAGCGGGTTCAATAA
- a CDS encoding carbon-nitrogen hydrolase family protein, with product MPATVHPKLRVAAVQAAPVFLDLDGTIDKTIDLMAQAAGQGVKLIAFPETWVPGYPWWIWLDSPAWGMQFVQRYHDNALVVGSGEFDRIRDAARKHKIWVSLGYSEKAAGSLYIAQALIDDQGHTVQTRRKLKPTHVERTVFGEGDGSDLAVAETAIGNIGSLSCWEHLQPLSKYAMYAQNEQIHCGAWPSFSLYRGAAFALGAELNNAASQVYAAEGQCFVVAPCATVSPAMSELMCTDAGKQQLLRVGGGFARIYAPDGSPLGTPLAEDQEGLVIADIDLAMIALAKAAADPSGHYSRPDVTQLLLNKTRREPVVLQRTPEVEGGAFEAIVATPEPTAAARQQLAA from the coding sequence ATGCCCGCCACCGTTCACCCCAAGCTCCGCGTTGCCGCCGTGCAGGCCGCGCCCGTGTTCCTCGATCTCGACGGCACCATCGACAAGACCATCGACCTCATGGCCCAAGCCGCTGGCCAGGGCGTGAAACTCATCGCCTTTCCCGAAACCTGGGTGCCCGGCTATCCCTGGTGGATCTGGCTCGACTCGCCGGCCTGGGGCATGCAGTTCGTGCAGCGCTATCACGACAACGCGCTGGTCGTCGGCTCGGGCGAGTTCGACCGCATCCGCGATGCCGCGCGCAAGCACAAGATCTGGGTTTCCCTTGGCTACAGCGAAAAGGCCGCGGGCAGCCTCTACATTGCTCAGGCGCTGATCGACGACCAGGGCCACACGGTGCAGACGCGCCGCAAGCTCAAGCCCACGCACGTGGAGCGCACCGTGTTCGGCGAAGGCGATGGCTCCGACCTCGCCGTGGCTGAAACGGCCATCGGCAACATCGGATCGCTCTCGTGCTGGGAGCACCTGCAGCCGCTCAGCAAATACGCGATGTACGCACAGAACGAGCAGATCCATTGCGGCGCCTGGCCCAGCTTCTCGCTCTACCGCGGCGCGGCTTTCGCCCTCGGCGCCGAGCTCAACAATGCGGCCAGCCAGGTGTACGCGGCGGAGGGCCAGTGCTTCGTCGTCGCGCCGTGCGCCACGGTTTCGCCGGCGATGAGCGAGCTGATGTGCACCGATGCGGGCAAGCAGCAGTTGCTGCGCGTGGGCGGCGGCTTTGCGCGCATCTACGCACCCGACGGCTCGCCGCTCGGTACGCCGTTGGCCGAAGACCAGGAAGGGCTGGTGATTGCAGACATCGACCTTGCAATGATTGCGCTCGCCAAGGCCGCGGCCGACCCGAGCGGTCATTACTCGCGGCCCGACGTCACGCAGCTGCTGCTGAACAAGACGCGGCGCGAACCGGTGGTGCTGCAGCGTACGCCCGAGGTCGAAGGCGGCGCCTTCGAAGCCATCGTCGCCACGCCCGAGCCGACGGCCGCGGCGCGCCAGCAGCTGGCCGCCTGA